One region of Prunus dulcis unplaced genomic scaffold, ALMONDv2, whole genome shotgun sequence genomic DNA includes:
- the LOC117613023 gene encoding uncharacterized protein LOC117613023, with the protein MVREAKSNSLGEILLFGNKERLKVGPHIEDIYLNYRVKRLVECLGPVTGWSICFASMIGFLEDCVSHYHIFLENELSNEKEHEGVSEMKEKECRTDTQVIKGKCKSFVEFFRDRFVSAALPLRRCISTFCTHIAKNYFLAHTFQNMISLIGLFDSIESLLLHGDTVSEALEHLCSCSKVEVVPESFVDNSFLLCMKRKECLSVLRTLQDSLSGLDLPNFRNGEALMEFCFQRASLIFCTASSSYKLHRVAMEPLTIVVIDEAAQLKECESTIPLQLPGVKHAVLVGDECQLPATVNSNVSVEAGFSRSLFERLSSMGHSKHLLNMQYRMHPSISLFPNTNFYNNQILDAPNVKKRSHEKHYLPGSMFGPFSFINVIGGREEKDEDGRSRKNMVEVAIILKILQKLYEEWIVSKQKLSIGVVSPYAAQVVAVQGKLPQKYDKDGFTVKVKTVDGFQGGEDDIIIVSTVRSTIRQSIDFISKPQRVNVALTRARHCLWILGNERTLSDRESVWKDLVLDAKRRQCFFNADEDKDLAGVILEVKKEFDQLDDLLNSNSICFRSSRWKVHFSDNFLKSFKKLKSISLRKSVLYLLLKLSDGWRSKKPNVCGSSSPILRQYKVEGLYIVCTTDIAKDVKYIQILKIWDILPLRDIPKLVKRLENILKRYTDDFINRCKEKLIEGNLEVPKSWLPSLDIVRFKDLSITENQSDLVGDNDSDRRSYVENAQVSESLQLMKFYSLSSDVVNHLLSDHEGRELDLPFELTDQEMEIILYRKSSFIVGRARMR; encoded by the exons ATGGTAAGGGAAGCAAAGTCCAATTCTTTGGGAGAAATTCTTCTATTTGGGAATAAGGAGCGACTCAAAGTTGGACCACACATTGaagatatatatttgaattacCGTGTCAAAAGGCTAGTTGAGTGCTTGGGGCCAGTGACTGGGTGGAGTATTTGCTTCGCTTCAATGATAGGTTTTCTTGAAGATTGTGTTTCTCATTACCatattttcttggaaaatgaGTTGAGCAATGAGAAAGAACACGAGGGTGTTAGtgaaatgaaagagaaagaatgcaGAACTGACACTCAAGTTATCAAGGGGAAGTGTAAATCgtttgttgaatttttcaGAGATAGATTTGTTTCTGCTGCATTACCGCTAAGACGTTGCATTTCTACCTTCTGTACCCATATAGCCAAAAATTACTTTTTGGCACATACTTTCCAAAACATGATTTCGCTCATAGGATTATTTGATTCCATTGAATCATTATTGTTGCATGGTGACACTGTTTCTGAAGCACTGGAACACCTTTGCTCTTGTTCAAAAGTTGAAGTTGTGCCAGAGTCATTTGTAGATAACTCATTTCTGCTGTGcatgaagagaaaagaatgCCTTTCAGTATTACGGACTCTACAGGATTCTCTTAGTGGACTTGACCTTCCAAATTTTAGGAATGGAGAAGCTCTAATGGAATTCTGTTTTCAAAGAGCTTCCTTAATTTTTTGCACTGCGTCGAGTTCGTATAAGCTGCATAGAGTGGCAATGGAGCCACTGACCATTGTTGTTATTGATGAAGCTGCACAATTGAAAGAGTGTGAATCAACAATACCCCTGCAACTTCCAGGTGTGAAGCATGCTGTTCTTGTTGGTGATGAATGTCAGTTACCAGCTACGGTGAACAGCAAT GTTTCTGTTGAGGCTGGTTTTTCAAGAAGCTTGTTTGAGAGGTTGAGCTCAATGGGCCACTCAAAACACCTTCTGAATATGCAATACAGAATGCATCCCTCAATAAGTTTGTTCCCAAATACAAATTTCTATAACAACCAGATCCTAGACGCTCcaaatgttaaaaaaagaagccaTGAGAAACACTATCTTCCAGGGTCAATGTTTGGTCCCTTTTCGTTTATAAATGTAATTGGTGGAAGAGAGGAGAAGGATGAGGATGGACGTAGTAGAAAGAATATGGTCGAGGTTGCTATTATTCTGAAAATACTGCAGAAGCTGTACGAAG AATGGATTGTTTCAAAACAGAAACTCAGTATTGGGGTGGTATCACCGTATGCTGCTCAAGTAGTTGCAGTTCAGGGCAAACTTCCACAGAAGTATGACAAGGATGGCTTTACAGTGAAGGTGAAGACGGTTGATGGGTTCCAGGGTGGGGAAGATGACATAATTATTGTGTCCACTGTACGATCTACCATTCGTCAATCCATTGATTTTATATCAAAACCGCAAAGAGTTAATGTCGCTCTTACAAGGGCTAG GCATTGCCTTTGGATTCTGGGAAATGAAAGGACTCTATCTGATAGGGAATCTGTTTGGAAGGACTTGGTCCTTGATGCCAAACGTCGTCAATGCTTCTTTAATGCTGATGAAGACAAGGATTTGGCCGGGGTCATATTAGAGGTGAAGAAAGAGTTCGACCAATTGGATGATTTGCTTAATTCTAACAGCATATGTTTTAGAAGTTCTAGATGGAAG GTACATTTCAGTGATAACTTTCTGAAGTCATTCAAAAAGCTGAAGTCAATCAGTTTGAGGAAGTCTGTATTATATCTTCTGCTGAAGCTTTCCGATGGTTGGAGATCTAAGAAGCCAAATGTTTGTGGAAGCTCTTCACCAATCTTGAGGCAATATAAGGTTGAAGGTCTATACATTGTTTGCACAACTGACATTGCAAAGGATGTGAAATACATTCAAATATTGAAGATTTGGGACATATTGCCTCTAAGGGATATTCCAAAATTGGTAAAACGTCTAGAGAATATTTTGAAAAGATATACAGATGATTTTATCAATCGGTGCAAGGAGAAATTAATTGAGGG TAATTTGGAAGTTCCCAAGAGCTGGCTACCCTCTTTGGACATTGTCCGGTTCAAGGATCTTAGCATCACTGAAAACCAGAGTGATTTAGTTGGTGATAATGATTCTGACCGTAGAAGttatgttgagaatgcacaggtCAGCGAGAGTTTGCAGCTCATGAAATTTTACTCCTTGTCATCTGATGTAGTAAACCACTTGCTTTCTGACCATGAGGGTAGAGAGTTGGATCTTCCATTCGAACTTACAGACCAGGAAATGGAGATTATTCTTTATCGTAAAAGTAGCTTTATAGTTGGACG TGCAAGGATGCGTTAG